The following coding sequences are from one Heptranchias perlo isolate sHepPer1 chromosome 13, sHepPer1.hap1, whole genome shotgun sequence window:
- the LOC137331712 gene encoding trichohyalin-like, translated as MPGSGGYVQCCPGKDRGEESLGDRGEESLGDRGEESLGDRGEETLEKDRGEDSLEEDRGEESLEEDCGEEHLEEDRGEEHLEEDCGEERLEEDRGEDSLEEDRGEESLEEDCGEEHLEEDRGEEHLEEDCGEERLEEDRGEERLEEDRGEERLEEDRGEEHLEEDCGEERLEEDRGEERLEEDRGEERLEEDRGEEHLEEDCGEESLEEDCGEERLEEDRGEEHLEEDRGEERLEEDCGEERLEEDCGEEHLEEDCGEERLEEDCGEERLEEDRGEESGGGLRVRRTIAVRSLDEDRGEESLGDRGEESLEEDRGEEHLEEDRGEEHLEEDCGEERLEEDRGEEHLEEDRGEEHLEEDCGEERLEEDRGEERLEEDRGEEHLEEDCGEERLEENRGEERLEEDRGEEHLEEDRGEERLEEDRGEERLEENRGEERLEEDRGEEHLEEDRGEERLEEDCGEERLEEDCGEERLEEDCGEEHLEEDRGEERLEEDCGEERLEEDCGEERLEEDRGEERLEEDCGEERLEEDCGEEHLEEDCGEEHLEEDRGEERLEEDCGEERLEEDCGEERLEEDCGEERLEEDCGEERLEEDCDAILVKELAQAQITNSGNV; from the exons ATGCCTGGGAGCgggggct ATGTTCAGTGTTGCCCGGGAAAGGATCGCGGTGAGGAGAGTCTGGGGGATCGCGGTGAGGAGAGTCTGGGGGATCGCGGTGAGGAGAGTCTGGGGGATCGCGGtgaggagacactggagaaggatcGCGGTGAGGATAGTCTGGAGGAGGATCGCGGTGAGGAGAGTCTGGAGGAGGATTGTGGTGAGGAACATCTGGAGGAGGATCGCGGTGAGGAACATCTGGAGGAGGATTGTGGTGAGGAACGTCTGGAGGAGGATCGCGGTGAGGATAGTCTGGAGGAGGATCGCGGTGAGGAGAGTCTGGAGGAGGATTGTGGTGAGGAACATCTGGAGGAGGATCGCGGTGAGGAACATCTGGAGGAGGATTGTGGTGAGGAACGTCTGGAGGAGGATCGCGGTGAGGAACGTCTGGAGGAGGATCGCGGTGAGGAACGTCTGGAGGAGGATCGCGGTGAGGAACATCTGGAGGAGGATTGTGGTGAGGAACGTCTGGAGGAGGATCGCGGTGAGGAGCGTCTGGAGGAGGATCGCGGTGAGGAACGTCTGGAGGAGGATCGCGGTGAGGAACATCTGGAGGAGGATTGCGGTGAGGAGAGTCTGGAGGAGGATTGTGGTGAGGAACGTCTGGAGGAGGATCGTGGTGAGGAACATCTGGAGGAGGATCGCGGTGAGGAACGTCTGGAGGAGGATTGTGGTGAGGAACGTCTGGAGGAGGATTGCGGTGAGGAACATCTGGAGGAGGATTGTGGTGAGGAACGTCTGGAGGAGGATTGTGGTGAGGAACGTCTGGAGGAGGATCGCGGCGAGGAGTCTGGAGGAGGATTGCG AGTCCGGAGGACCATCGCGGTGAGGAGTCTGGACGAGGATCGCGGTGAGGAGAGTCTGGGGGATCGCGGTGAGGAGAGTCTGGAGGAGGATCGCGGTGAGGAACATCTGGAGGAGGATCGCGGTGAGGAACATCTGGAGGAGGATTGTGGTGAGGAACGTCTGGAGGAGGATCGCGGTGAGGAACATCTGGAGGAGGATCGCGGTGAGGAACATCTGGAGGAGGATTGTGGTGAGGAACGTCTGGAGGAGGATCGCGGTGAGGAACGTCTGGAGGAGGATCGCGGTGAGGAACATCTGGAGGAGGATTGCGGTGAGGAACGTCTGGAGGAGAATCGCGGTGAGGAACGTCTGGAGGAGGATCGCGGTGAGGAACATCTGGAGGAGGATCGCGGTGAGGAACGTCTGGAGGAGGATCGCGGTGAGGAACGTCTGGAGGAGAATCGCGGTGAGGAACGTCTGGAGGAGGATCGCGGTGAGGAACATCTGGAGGAGGATCGCGGTGAGGAACGTCTGGAGGAGGATTGTGGTGAGGAACGTCTGGAGGAGGATTGCGGTGAGGAACGTCTGGAGGAGGATTGTGGTGAGGAACATCTGGAGGAGGATCGCGGTGAGGAACGTCTGGAGGAGGATTGTGGTGAGGAACGTCTGGAGGAGGATTGCGGTGAGGAACGTCTGGAGGAGGATCGCGGTGAGGAACGTCTGGAGGAGGATTGTGGTGAGGAACGTCTGGAGGAGGATTGCGGTGAGGAACATCTGGAGGAGGATTGTGGTGAGGAACATCTGGAGGAGGATCGCGGTGAGGAACGTCTGGAGGAGGATTGTGGTGAGGAACGTCTGGAGGAGGATTGCGGTGAGGAACGTCTGGAGGAGGATTGTGGTGAGGAACGTCTGGAGGAGGATTGCGGTGAGGAACGTCTGGAGGAGGATTGCG acgccatcttggtaaaggagttagcgcaggcgcagataacgaactctGGAaacgtgtaa